A stretch of Desulfobacter hydrogenophilus DNA encodes these proteins:
- a CDS encoding (Fe-S)-binding protein — translation MAETVIKLGQKKKASTFIDKVKEILPDGGNLNACLTCGVCASGCPATGLAGMDPRKFLRMAALGMDEEIVASNWPWMCTMCMRCIYVCPMKIDIPQLVYNARTLRPREERPKGILGSCDAALMHDTGSAMGTSEEDFEFVVEDVLEEYKEAQPEFEDMEAPIDKEGAEFFLNQNSREPVTEPDEMVPLWKILHTAGINWTYGSKGWGGENYCMFLADDESWKHLTETSINQAKHLGCKTYLNTEUGHVTFSVRAGAKKFNLDTENLEIKNIYEYYAKWIREGRLKPSSDWNKDLKIKFTVQDPCQIVRKSYGDPIADDLRFVIKSIVGEENFIDMQPNRSNNYCCGGGGGTLQSGFKEERLTYGKVKDDQIKATGADYCIAACHNCHAQIHELSEHYEGHYGVVHLWTLLSLSLGILGPNEREYLKDDLKEVNVFHPESAM, via the coding sequence ATGGCAGAAACTGTCATCAAACTGGGCCAAAAGAAAAAGGCCTCAACTTTTATCGACAAGGTTAAAGAGATTCTGCCCGATGGCGGAAATCTTAATGCCTGCCTGACATGTGGCGTCTGCGCATCAGGTTGCCCGGCCACCGGGCTGGCAGGCATGGACCCCAGAAAATTTTTGCGTATGGCTGCCCTGGGCATGGATGAAGAAATTGTTGCATCAAACTGGCCCTGGATGTGCACCATGTGCATGCGCTGCATCTATGTCTGTCCCATGAAAATTGATATTCCCCAGCTTGTTTACAATGCCAGGACATTACGTCCCAGAGAAGAGCGCCCAAAAGGCATCTTGGGTTCCTGTGACGCGGCCTTGATGCACGATACCGGTTCAGCCATGGGTACCTCAGAGGAAGATTTTGAATTTGTGGTTGAGGATGTTCTCGAAGAGTATAAGGAAGCCCAACCGGAATTTGAAGATATGGAAGCCCCCATTGATAAGGAGGGTGCTGAATTCTTCCTTAACCAGAACTCCAGGGAACCGGTCACCGAACCCGACGAGATGGTCCCCTTATGGAAAATTCTTCATACCGCCGGAATCAACTGGACCTATGGATCCAAAGGATGGGGTGGTGAAAACTATTGTATGTTTCTGGCAGATGACGAATCCTGGAAACATCTGACAGAGACCAGCATTAATCAGGCCAAGCATTTGGGGTGTAAGACGTATCTCAATACCGAGTGAGGGCACGTAACTTTCTCGGTCCGGGCCGGAGCGAAAAAATTCAATCTTGATACTGAAAACTTAGAAATCAAAAACATTTACGAATACTATGCAAAATGGATCCGTGAAGGTCGGCTTAAACCCAGTTCCGACTGGAATAAAGACCTGAAGATTAAATTCACGGTACAGGATCCCTGCCAGATTGTCAGAAAGAGTTATGGAGATCCCATTGCCGACGATCTGCGTTTTGTTATCAAATCCATTGTAGGTGAAGAAAACTTCATTGATATGCAGCCCAACCGTTCCAACAACTACTGTTGCGGTGGTGGGGGGGGAACTCTCCAGTCTGGTTTCAAAGAAGAACGCTTGACCTACGGGAAGGTGAAAGACGATCAAATAAAGGCCACCGGTGCGGATTACTGCATTGCCGCCTGCCACAACTGTCATGCGCAGATTCATGAGCTCAGCGAACATTATGAAGGGCATTATGGCGTCGTTCATTTATGGACCTTGCTCAGTCTGTCGTTGGGTATTCTCGGACCCAATGAAAGGGAATACTTGAAAGATGACCTTAAAGAGGTAAACGTCTTCCATCCTGAAAGCGCCATGTAG
- a CDS encoding phage holin family protein, protein MLINLLILSVAVFLVANFLPGIQVKHFGTAIMVAIVYSLINFFFGWLLILLSLPFIIITFGLFKLVINAVLLWLTDKMLDDFQIKDFFTTFIAALCITLVDSIIKWGMASM, encoded by the coding sequence ATGTTGATCAATCTTCTGATTTTAAGCGTTGCGGTATTTCTGGTGGCCAATTTTTTACCCGGTATTCAGGTTAAACATTTTGGGACGGCCATTATGGTGGCCATTGTCTACAGCCTAATCAATTTTTTCTTTGGCTGGTTGCTGATTCTTTTATCCCTTCCTTTTATAATCATTACATTCGGGCTGTTCAAACTGGTGATCAATGCCGTGCTGCTCTGGCTCACCGATAAAATGCTTGATGATTTTCAAATTAAAGATTTTTTTACAACGTTTATCGCTGCCCTGTGCATCACCCTTGTTGATTCTATTATAAAATGGGGCATGGCATCCATGTGA
- the aroF gene encoding 3-deoxy-7-phosphoheptulonate synthase gives MKLILESTITNAQQAAIDASLATDGCIVSRITDAGRRIIGITAARVKRNADAYADLDGVETAVPISTAHKLVSREFKAEDTLVKAGAVTVGGDRIAIIAGPCAVESRDQAMTIAREVKKYGAVLFRGGAYKPRSSPYSFQGLEEEGLKILAQVREETGLGVVTEMTSPAQAELMEKYVDVVQIGARNMQNFELLKCAGKMSKPVVLKRGLAATIQEWLMSAEYIAAGGNTNIILCERGIRTFEPYTRNTLDLSAIPVLKKLTHLPIVIDPSHATGIREKVAPMARAAVAAGADALMIEVHSDPDKALSDGPQSLYPEQFGNLTRDIYVIAPVVGKQLDFNYLKKKEFIPDTHTQNTAACAIIGEPGTYSHKACLSYFGNDVTPMTMMSFKEIFTAVKNNSASYGVVPVENSLSGSVHENYDLLQTHNLKIIGEMTIRIKHALITHPGVDVSAVKTILAPSHVIAQCQNYLVQMTATEILPVRTGVSAVKQTKELDPSVAAIGPAMAAEIFDMDVAHESIEDNPMNYTRFAVIAREFKGHKKADKTSIIFSTGNRPGALLEVMQIFSDHHINLVKLESRPVAGKPWEYLFYADLEADLDDTVSNPVLDALSKKVETLRVLGRY, from the coding sequence ATGAAACTGATACTTGAATCGACAATAACAAACGCACAGCAGGCTGCCATCGACGCATCCCTTGCAACCGACGGATGTATTGTAAGCCGGATCACAGATGCCGGCAGACGGATCATCGGCATCACAGCGGCACGGGTGAAACGAAATGCGGATGCTTATGCAGATCTTGATGGTGTGGAAACGGCCGTACCCATTTCCACGGCCCACAAACTTGTCAGCCGGGAATTTAAAGCCGAAGACACCCTGGTCAAGGCCGGGGCGGTGACCGTGGGCGGCGACCGCATTGCCATCATTGCAGGACCCTGCGCTGTTGAGAGCCGCGACCAGGCCATGACCATTGCACGTGAAGTGAAAAAATACGGGGCCGTCCTGTTCCGGGGCGGGGCGTATAAACCCCGGTCATCTCCGTACTCTTTCCAGGGACTTGAAGAAGAGGGCTTAAAAATTCTGGCCCAGGTCCGGGAAGAGACCGGCCTTGGCGTGGTGACCGAAATGACCTCTCCGGCCCAGGCAGAGCTCATGGAAAAATACGTGGATGTGGTCCAGATCGGGGCCCGGAATATGCAGAACTTTGAACTGCTCAAATGTGCCGGTAAAATGAGCAAGCCTGTGGTGCTCAAACGCGGTCTTGCAGCCACCATCCAGGAATGGCTCATGTCTGCCGAATATATTGCCGCTGGAGGCAACACCAATATCATCCTGTGTGAACGGGGTATCAGAACCTTTGAGCCCTATACCAGAAATACCCTGGACCTGTCTGCCATCCCGGTTTTAAAAAAGCTTACCCACCTGCCCATTGTCATTGATCCCAGCCATGCCACCGGCATCCGTGAAAAGGTGGCACCCATGGCCCGGGCCGCAGTGGCAGCAGGTGCCGATGCCCTGATGATTGAGGTTCACAGCGACCCGGACAAGGCCCTTTCCGACGGTCCCCAAAGCCTTTATCCCGAACAGTTCGGTAACCTGACCAGGGATATTTATGTGATTGCACCGGTGGTGGGCAAACAACTGGATTTTAATTACCTGAAAAAAAAGGAATTTATCCCCGACACCCATACCCAAAATACTGCGGCCTGCGCCATTATCGGGGAGCCCGGGACCTATTCTCACAAGGCCTGCCTCTCCTATTTCGGAAATGATGTCACCCCAATGACCATGATGTCATTCAAAGAGATCTTCACTGCCGTTAAAAACAACAGCGCATCATATGGGGTGGTACCTGTGGAAAATTCCCTGTCCGGATCCGTCCACGAAAACTATGATCTGCTCCAGACCCACAATCTGAAAATTATCGGTGAAATGACCATCCGTATCAAACATGCGCTGATCACCCATCCGGGCGTAGATGTTTCGGCTGTTAAAACGATCCTTGCCCCGTCCCATGTCATTGCCCAGTGCCAAAACTACCTGGTTCAGATGACAGCGACTGAAATTTTACCTGTGCGTACAGGTGTCTCTGCGGTAAAACAGACCAAAGAACTTGATCCGTCAGTGGCCGCCATTGGTCCTGCCATGGCCGCTGAAATCTTTGACATGGACGTGGCCCACGAATCCATTGAAGACAACCCCATGAATTATACACGATTTGCCGTCATTGCCAGGGAATTTAAGGGACATAAAAAAGCGGACAAAACCTCCATCATCTTTTCAACCGGCAACCGCCCGGGCGCCCTGCTTGAAGTGATGCAGATTTTTAGCGACCACCATATCAACCTGGTCAAACTGGAATCACGGCCCGTGGCGGGAAAGCCCTGGGAATACCTGTTTTATGCCGACCTGGAAGCGGACCTGGATGACACGGTTTCCAATCCAGTACTGGACGCCCTTTCAAAAAAGGTGGAAACCCTTAGAGTGCTGGGACGTTACTGA
- a CDS encoding histidine triad nucleotide-binding protein has protein sequence MPDNCLFCKIANHELPSDMLYEDSDYVVFRDIHPQAPVHLLIVPKIHIRSVNDIEPGHTQLVGGLFTLAAKMALKEGIDKSGYKLLFNVEKGGGQEIFHLHLHLFGGWKR, from the coding sequence ATGCCTGACAACTGTCTTTTCTGTAAAATTGCAAACCATGAACTGCCCAGCGACATGTTGTATGAAGACAGCGACTATGTAGTGTTCAGGGATATCCACCCCCAAGCCCCTGTCCACCTGCTGATAGTGCCCAAAATCCATATCCGCAGCGTCAACGACATTGAACCTGGGCATACTCAACTTGTGGGAGGACTGTTCACCCTGGCCGCAAAGATGGCCCTGAAAGAGGGCATAGACAAATCCGGATACAAGCTGCTATTTAATGTAGAAAAAGGCGGGGGCCAGGAAATCTTCCACCTGCATCTTCATCTGTTTGGCGGTTGGAAAAGATAG
- a CDS encoding SIR2 family NAD-dependent protein deacylase — MNIYQEAAKQIVDSHYCVAFTGAGISVESGIPPFRGRNGLWNKYDPKTFEIEYFLQDTARAWEIIRDIFYDLFGHVLPNTAHYALAEMEQRGLLKSVITQNIDNLHKDAGNTDVYEFHGSLKQIICMNCGQKVNVAQVDMNHLPPTCFTCGGLMKPDVVFFGEAIPQYAASKSIDASQKADCMILIGTTGTVAPANTLPSRAKAGGTTIIEINPDPSEYTDRITDIFIQDNATRAMEHLMEAIDELI, encoded by the coding sequence ATGAATATTTATCAAGAAGCTGCCAAACAAATTGTTGATTCCCACTACTGTGTGGCCTTTACCGGTGCCGGTATCTCCGTTGAAAGCGGTATCCCGCCGTTTCGGGGCAGAAACGGGCTGTGGAATAAATATGATCCCAAAACTTTTGAAATTGAATATTTTCTCCAGGACACGGCCAGGGCCTGGGAGATCATCAGGGATATTTTTTATGATCTGTTTGGTCATGTCCTGCCCAATACCGCCCACTATGCTCTGGCTGAGATGGAACAGCGGGGCCTGTTAAAATCAGTCATCACCCAGAATATTGACAACCTGCACAAGGATGCCGGCAACACAGACGTTTACGAATTTCACGGGTCATTAAAACAAATTATCTGCATGAACTGCGGGCAAAAAGTGAATGTGGCCCAGGTGGACATGAATCATCTGCCCCCCACTTGTTTTACCTGCGGTGGTTTGATGAAACCTGATGTGGTGTTTTTCGGGGAAGCCATTCCCCAATATGCGGCGTCTAAATCCATTGATGCGTCCCAAAAAGCGGATTGCATGATACTCATCGGCACCACAGGCACGGTGGCCCCGGCCAACACGCTGCCTTCCAGGGCCAAGGCCGGTGGCACCACAATTATAGAAATCAACCCGGACCCGTCGGAATATACCGACCGGATAACGGATATATTCATCCAGGACAACGCCACAAGGGCCATGGAACATCTCATGGAAGCCATTGATGAGCTTATTTGA
- a CDS encoding rhomboid family intramembrane serine protease yields MIWINVVMYAVSLLFSRGVHFTLNPLNALAPSSDALIFLGASGTMALAYTNDWSSIFTANWLHGSLLHILFNMLALRTLVPLTAKEFGVYRMLSIYILSGAGGFFLSCLGGVPLTIGASAGLCGLIGALFYFGWSRGGSWGKMVFDQTKSWIFSLVLIGLILPNINNWGHGGGFAAGFILAFLFGYEERRRSGNIDILICAGMSLFTCLLLFRSIFQGMAAIVK; encoded by the coding sequence GTGATCTGGATTAACGTGGTCATGTATGCCGTGTCCCTGCTGTTCTCCCGGGGGGTTCATTTTACCCTGAATCCTTTAAATGCCCTGGCACCGTCCAGCGACGCCCTGATCTTTCTTGGTGCCTCCGGAACCATGGCCTTGGCCTATACCAATGACTGGAGCAGCATTTTCACCGCAAACTGGCTGCACGGCAGTCTGTTGCACATCCTTTTCAACATGCTGGCGCTTCGAACCCTTGTTCCGCTCACGGCAAAGGAGTTTGGGGTATACCGGATGCTGTCCATTTATATCCTTTCCGGTGCAGGTGGTTTTTTTCTTTCCTGTCTGGGCGGTGTGCCTTTGACCATTGGCGCCTCTGCCGGTCTTTGCGGGCTGATTGGTGCCTTGTTTTATTTTGGCTGGTCCCGGGGGGGGAGCTGGGGAAAGATGGTGTTTGATCAGACCAAATCCTGGATTTTCAGCCTGGTGCTTATTGGACTGATCCTGCCGAATATCAACAATTGGGGCCATGGTGGCGGGTTTGCCGCAGGCTTTATCCTGGCATTTCTCTTTGGGTATGAGGAGCGCCGCAGATCAGGGAACATTGATATCCTGATTTGTGCGGGAATGTCCTTGTTCACCTGTCTTCTTCTATTCCGTTCAATTTTTCAAGGCATGGCAGCGATAGTAAAATAA